The following proteins are encoded in a genomic region of Thioclava nitratireducens:
- a CDS encoding DUF6639 family protein: protein MYRSVGLIAGLLVATASIAGAENTLCQTAALTVEGGTPVARDRICRIAAREIPKLAACNVMVPEGLTIRFDETLPEDCIGLFHCGEAFVRLLPPDLMAESRKPERAFSGVPDDLYFDSVVVHELTHAAYDKVECPFSDCSATAEYAAYAMQVRSMPIAGREAFEAAAVVDHRITREELNATYYTLSPDRFAQKAWLHFIQREDGCDHMGQIMGGAVFFDEEPF from the coding sequence GTGTACAGGTCTGTCGGTTTGATCGCCGGGCTTTTGGTGGCCACGGCAAGCATTGCTGGCGCGGAAAACACCCTTTGCCAGACGGCGGCTCTGACAGTCGAAGGAGGGACGCCAGTGGCTCGGGATCGCATCTGCCGGATTGCCGCGCGTGAGATCCCAAAGCTTGCCGCCTGCAACGTCATGGTGCCCGAGGGTCTGACAATCCGGTTCGATGAGACCCTACCCGAGGATTGCATCGGCCTATTCCATTGCGGCGAAGCGTTCGTCCGCTTGCTGCCGCCGGATCTCATGGCCGAGAGCCGTAAACCGGAACGCGCCTTTTCCGGTGTGCCCGATGATCTATATTTCGATAGCGTTGTAGTGCACGAATTGACGCATGCCGCCTACGATAAGGTCGAATGCCCGTTCAGCGATTGCAGTGCGACAGCCGAATATGCCGCCTACGCGATGCAGGTCAGGTCTATGCCGATCGCGGGGCGGGAGGCGTTCGAGGCGGCCGCCGTCGTCGATCACCGCATCACGCGAGAAGAGCTGAACGCAACGTATTACACCCTCTCTCCAGACCGTTTTGCGCAGAAAGCTTGGCTGCACTTCATTCAGCGCGAGGACGGATGCGATCATATGGGCCAGATCATGGGCGGCGCGGTGTTCTTCGATGAGGAGCCCTTCTAA
- a CDS encoding DUF6538 domain-containing protein: MNITKRGEIWHLRRRVPKGYASVDPRREVVISLRTGSEAVARQKAPMLWAEQVEVWEAMLDGDTEDAEARFAAAKRFAKARGYRFLDARKVARLPVQELLARIDLVASDEMRDPLGADSLLGGAELPLITVSRALELFWGLARDKTLGKSADQVRRWRYPHIKAVQNFVSVVGDKPLADLTIDDFLDFRDWWVERLEREWLTPNSANKDLTHLSAVLRRVNRDKRLGLELPLEDLGFRQGKAARRPSFSDDWVRDRLLAAGALDGLEPQARAILLVMVNTGLRPSEIAALRPEEIRLDDPIPHLLLQPIGRVLKTQNAERVMPLHGVSLDAM, from the coding sequence ATGAATATCACCAAGCGCGGCGAAATTTGGCATCTGCGTCGGCGGGTTCCCAAAGGGTATGCCTCTGTCGATCCGCGCCGTGAAGTGGTGATCAGCCTTCGGACGGGGTCAGAGGCGGTGGCCAGGCAGAAGGCGCCGATGCTCTGGGCCGAGCAGGTCGAGGTCTGGGAGGCGATGCTCGATGGCGACACGGAAGACGCGGAAGCGCGGTTCGCTGCGGCCAAGCGGTTTGCGAAGGCGCGCGGCTACCGATTTCTCGATGCGCGCAAGGTGGCGCGTCTGCCTGTGCAAGAGCTACTCGCGCGAATCGATCTGGTTGCCAGTGACGAGATGCGTGATCCGCTCGGGGCGGATTCGCTCTTGGGTGGGGCGGAGCTGCCGTTGATCACCGTATCGCGGGCGCTTGAGCTATTCTGGGGGCTCGCGCGCGACAAGACCTTGGGCAAGAGTGCGGACCAGGTTCGGCGGTGGCGTTACCCGCATATCAAGGCGGTGCAGAATTTCGTATCGGTTGTCGGTGACAAGCCGCTTGCCGATCTCACGATCGATGATTTCCTCGATTTCCGCGATTGGTGGGTGGAGCGGCTGGAGCGCGAATGGCTCACACCCAATTCCGCGAACAAGGATCTGACGCATCTGAGTGCGGTCTTGAGGCGCGTGAACCGTGACAAGCGGCTCGGGCTCGAGTTGCCGCTTGAGGATCTCGGCTTTCGACAGGGGAAAGCTGCGCGGCGGCCCTCCTTCTCGGACGACTGGGTGCGGGATCGCTTGCTGGCCGCCGGTGCGCTCGATGGGCTGGAGCCGCAGGCGCGGGCAATCCTGCTGGTGATGGTGAATACTGGGCTCCGACCGAGCGAGATTGCAGCGCTCAGGCCTGAGGAGATCCGACTGGATGACCCGATCCCGCATCTGCTCCTGCAGCCGATCGGGCGGGTTCTCAAGACGCAGAACGCGGAGCGCGTCATGCCGCTTCACGGCGTGTCGCTCGATGCGATGTGA
- a CDS encoding IS3 family transposase (programmed frameshift), whose translation MRKSRFTEAQIIGMIKEQEAGMPTADVCRRHGLSPATFYKFKAKYGGMELSEAARLKALEDENAKLKRLLADTMLDNVVLKDLPGKELTTLTRRREAALRAMRDHDISQRRACQLVGVDPKTVRRTRPPDCPEIREEMKEIAGKRRRFGYRRIGILLERKGMTMNHKKLYRLYREEGLSVKRRRGRKRARGSRTPMPAAAHPNARWSLDFLADSFGASRKFRILAVIDDCCRENLCLVADTSISGKRVARELDALVRIYGKPACIVSDNGTEFTSRAILRWADQNAIPWHYIDPGKPQQNAFIESFNGSLRDELLNEEIFDTLDDARRKLALWRYDYNAVRPHSSLGNQTPLEARRTLEQFEGSAPGALAHNNRSDYQSQTCRLSL comes from the exons ATGCGAAAAAGCCGTTTCACCGAGGCGCAGATTATTGGGATGATCAAGGAGCAGGAGGCAGGCATGCCGACAGCTGATGTGTGCCGCAGGCATGGCCTCAGCCCGGCGACCTTTTACAAGTTCAAGGCCAAGTATGGTGGCATGGAGCTCTCCGAGGCAGCCAGGCTGAAGGCGCTCGAAGACGAAAACGCCAAGCTCAAACGTCTGTTGGCCGACACCATGCTCGACAACGTGGTTCTGAAGGATCTGC CTGGGAAAGAACTGACGACATTGACCAGGCGGCGAGAGGCGGCGCTCAGGGCGATGCGGGATCATGACATCTCGCAGCGTCGGGCCTGCCAGCTTGTCGGTGTCGACCCCAAGACGGTCCGGCGCACACGCCCGCCGGACTGCCCCGAGATCCGCGAGGAGATGAAGGAGATCGCCGGGAAGCGGCGCCGGTTTGGCTATCGCCGGATCGGCATCCTGCTTGAGCGCAAGGGCATGACCATGAACCACAAGAAGCTGTATCGGCTCTATCGCGAGGAAGGGCTATCGGTGAAGCGACGGCGTGGACGCAAGCGGGCTCGCGGGTCACGCACGCCGATGCCTGCGGCGGCGCATCCCAATGCGCGCTGGTCGCTCGACTTCCTGGCGGACAGCTTCGGCGCCTCGCGCAAGTTCCGTATTTTGGCCGTGATCGACGATTGTTGCAGAGAGAACCTGTGCCTGGTCGCCGATACCAGTATATCGGGCAAGCGTGTTGCCCGTGAACTCGATGCGCTGGTGCGGATCTACGGAAAGCCTGCTTGCATTGTCAGCGACAACGGGACGGAGTTCACCAGCCGGGCCATCCTGAGATGGGCCGACCAGAACGCCATTCCCTGGCACTACATCGACCCCGGCAAGCCGCAGCAGAACGCGTTCATCGAGTCCTTCAACGGAAGCCTGCGCGACGAATTATTAAACGAGGAGATCTTCGACACACTGGACGATGCCCGGCGCAAGTTGGCGCTCTGGCGCTACGACTACAACGCCGTCAGACCGCACTCGTCTCTGGGAAACCAGACGCCGCTCGAAGCGCGCCGGACGCTTGAGCAATTTGAGGGCTCCGCGCCCGGCGCGCTTGCCCACAACAACCGATCCGACTACCAATCTCAAACCTGCAGACTCTCGTTATGA
- a CDS encoding helix-turn-helix domain-containing protein has product MKRTPKSPLRDTLASNLRSLRAERGWSQERLALESGLNRTYLSAVERSEQNISIDNVWRLAQALDIDPANLLKVKLRS; this is encoded by the coding sequence GTGAAACGGACGCCGAAAAGCCCTCTGCGCGACACGCTCGCGAGCAACCTCAGATCACTGCGCGCAGAGCGTGGATGGTCGCAGGAACGTCTAGCGCTCGAATCTGGCCTCAACAGAACCTATTTGAGCGCCGTGGAGCGTAGCGAGCAGAATATCTCCATCGACAATGTCTGGCGCCTCGCTCAGGCACTCGATATCGACCCCGCTAATCTGCTCAAGGTGAAGCTGCGGAGCTGA
- the rfbA gene encoding glucose-1-phosphate thymidylyltransferase RfbA, with the protein MTRKGIILAGGSGTRLYPITMGVSKQLLPVYDKPMIYYPLTTLMLAGIREIAVITTPHDQEQFIRTLGDGSQWGLSLTYITQPSPDGLAQAYLLAEDFLAGSPSAMVLGDNIFFGAGLGKILKAANATTEGGTVFGYRVRDPERYGVVDFDDSGKVRAIIEKPEVPPSQFAVTGLYFLDETAPDRAKTITPSARGELEITSLLETYLHDGALSVTQMGRGFAWLDTGTHGSLLDAGNFVRTLEERQGLQSGSPDEIAFEKGWISADALADRAKKFGKNSYGEYLETTVKIRK; encoded by the coding sequence GGGATCATTCTGGCGGGCGGCTCGGGCACGCGACTCTATCCGATCACGATGGGCGTCTCAAAACAGCTTCTGCCGGTCTACGACAAGCCGATGATCTACTACCCGCTGACCACCCTGATGCTGGCCGGTATTCGCGAGATCGCGGTGATCACCACGCCGCATGATCAGGAGCAGTTCATCCGCACGCTCGGCGATGGCAGCCAATGGGGGCTGAGCCTGACCTATATCACCCAGCCCTCGCCCGACGGTCTGGCGCAGGCCTATCTGCTGGCTGAAGATTTTCTCGCGGGCAGCCCTTCGGCGATGGTTCTGGGCGACAACATCTTCTTCGGCGCGGGTCTCGGCAAGATCCTGAAAGCGGCGAATGCGACCACAGAGGGCGGCACCGTCTTCGGCTACCGCGTCCGCGATCCCGAACGCTACGGCGTGGTGGATTTCGACGACAGCGGCAAAGTGCGTGCGATCATCGAGAAGCCCGAAGTGCCGCCCTCGCAATTCGCGGTCACGGGGCTCTATTTCCTCGACGAGACCGCTCCGGACCGCGCCAAGACGATCACGCCGTCCGCTCGGGGCGAGTTGGAGATCACCTCGCTTCTGGAAACCTACCTACATGACGGCGCGCTCTCGGTCACCCAGATGGGCCGGGGCTTTGCCTGGCTCGACACCGGAACGCATGGCAGCCTGCTCGATGCGGGGAACTTCGTGCGAACGCTGGAAGAGCGACAAGGCCTGCAAAGCGGTTCGCCCGACGAGATCGCCTTCGAGAAGGGCTGGATCAGTGCCGACGCGCTCGCCGATCGCGCGAAGAAATTCGGCAAGAACAGCTATGGCGAATATTTGGAAACGACTGTGAAGATCAGGAAATGA